One window from the genome of Nicotiana tomentosiformis chromosome 5, ASM39032v3, whole genome shotgun sequence encodes:
- the LOC138892996 gene encoding uncharacterized protein, giving the protein MKYLHVTLRENYPRQFVCLQQSSVTVTQYETRFVDLARHATIFIPTEWERVRRFIERITYLIKLQMVKEIGSDISFQAAPNIARRIEMVLTQEMRHVSDKRPHQFIGFSGASSGGRGNFGRDHPPRQFQSALQASHGVSGSRSPIVSHPDQLAYSVPLAPISAPPIQSHQSGYPGRHGQSQGQQSQQLRACYTCGDLRQVARFFPRSQGSMQQHGSHAMIPALTVPPPAQPARGMGQIARGGGQVVRGGGQPIRGRPRDVAPGSGAQPRFYAFPARPEVESCDAVITCIVPGFHRNTSVLFAPGSTYSYVSSYFSSYLVAPHDSLSASMCVSILVGESVVVDHVYSSCVFTIGSLETSVDLLLLDMVDFDVILGMDWLLPYQLQSAKTEEDSDKGDLSEGYAEEDNATLKTDDEPQCEEISMNGKTNKDDVQEDRILQK; this is encoded by the exons atgaagtaccttcatgtcACACTGAGGGAGAATTACCCCAGGCAATTTGTGTGTCTCCAGCAGAGCAGtgtgactgttactcagtacgagacccgttttgtggatctagcccgccATGCTACTATCTTTATCCCTACTGAGTgggagagggtgaggagattcattgagagaatcacttaccttatcaAGCTTCAGATGGTCAAGGAGATCgggagtgatatttcctttcaggcggctccAAATATTGCTAGACGGAtagagatggttcttactcaggaaATGAGACATGTGTCTGATAAGAGACCTCATCAGTTCattgggttcagtggtgcctcatctggaggcaggggtaattttggtagagacCATCCTCCCAGGCAATTTCagtcagcactccaggcatctcaTGGTGTTTCAGGGAGCCGTAGTCCTATTGTGTCTCATCCTGACCAGTTAGCTTACAGTGTACcactagctcctattagtgcacctccgatccaaagtcatcagagtggttatccaggtcgacatggccagtcccagggtcagcagtcacaacaactgagggcttgttatacttgtggggaCCTTAGGCaagttgctagatttttccccaGGTCTCAGGGCAGCATGCAACAACATGGTTCtcatgctatgattccagcactaaCTGTTCCgccacctgcccagccagctaggggcatGGGTCagatagctagaggtggaggtcaggttgttagaggtggaggccagccaatcagaggccgtcctagagacgTAGCTCCAGgtagtggggcccagccccgattttatgcttttccagctaggcctgaggtcgagtcgtgtgatgccgtgatcacatgtattgttccaggtTTTCATAGAAACACTTCAGTTCTATTTGctccgggatctacttattcctatgtgtcctcatatttttcttcatatctagTTGCACctcatgattctctgagtgcttctatgtgtgtgTCCATACTAGTGGGAGaatctgttgtagtagatcatgtctatagttCGTGTGTGTTTACTatcgggagtcttgagactagcgtggatcttctacttcttgatatggtagattttgatgtcatcttgggtatggattggctattaCCTTATCAGCTTCagagtgccaag ACAGAGGAGGATTCAGATAAAGGAGATTTATCTGAAGGATATGCG